A DNA window from Mycobacterium sp. IDR2000157661 contains the following coding sequences:
- a CDS encoding deoxyribonuclease IV, whose product MLIGSHVHGDDPLADAAADGADVVQFFLGNPQSWKKPKPREDAEALRAATMPLYVHAPYLINVASANNRVRIPSRKILQDTCDAAAEVGATAVIVHGGHADDNDMEAGFERWVKALDYLESDVPVYLENTAGGDHAMARHFDVIARLWDHIGDKGIGFCLDTCHAWAAGEALIDAVDRIKAITGRIDLVHCNDSRDAAGSGADRHANFGTGQIDPQLLVAVVEAADAPVICETSDEGRKDDIAFLRDHLG is encoded by the coding sequence GTGCTTATCGGTTCCCATGTTCACGGAGACGACCCGCTGGCCGACGCCGCGGCCGACGGCGCAGATGTGGTCCAGTTCTTCCTCGGCAACCCGCAGAGTTGGAAGAAACCCAAGCCACGCGAGGACGCCGAGGCGCTCAGGGCGGCCACCATGCCGCTGTACGTGCATGCGCCGTATCTGATCAACGTCGCCTCGGCCAACAACCGGGTCCGCATCCCGTCGCGCAAGATCCTGCAGGACACCTGCGACGCGGCAGCCGAGGTGGGCGCGACGGCGGTCATCGTGCACGGCGGGCACGCCGACGACAACGACATGGAGGCCGGCTTCGAGCGCTGGGTCAAGGCGCTGGACTACCTGGAGAGCGACGTGCCGGTCTATCTGGAGAATACCGCAGGCGGTGACCACGCGATGGCCCGGCACTTCGACGTCATCGCGCGGCTGTGGGACCACATCGGCGACAAGGGCATCGGCTTCTGCCTGGACACCTGCCACGCGTGGGCGGCCGGTGAGGCGCTCATCGACGCCGTCGACCGCATCAAGGCGATCACCGGGCGCATCGACCTGGTGCACTGCAACGACTCCCGCGACGCGGCGGGTTCGGGTGCCGACCGGCACGCCAACTTCGGCACCGGCCAGATCGACCCGCAGCTGCTCGTCGCCGTGGTCGAGGCGGCCGACGCGCCCGTCATCTGCGAAACCTCGGACGAGGGCCGCAAGGACGACATCGCGTTTCTGCGCGACCACCTCGGCTGA
- a CDS encoding DNA-directed RNA polymerase subunit beta', which yields MLDVNFFDELRIGLATADDIRQWSYGEVKKPETINYRTLKPEKDGLFCEKIFGPTRDWECYCGKYKRVRFKGIICERCGVEVTRAKVRRERMGHIELAAPVTHIWYFKGVPSRLGYLLDLAPKDLEKIIYFAAYVITDVDDEMRHNELSTLEAEMVVERKAVEDQRDLDLAERSQKLEADLAELEKEGAKSDVRRKVRDGGEREMRQTRDRAQRELDRLEEIWNTFTKLAPKQLIVDEVLYRELQDRYGEYFQGAMGAEAIKRLIENFDIDAEADELRDVIKNGKGQKKLRALKRLKVVAAFQSNSNSPMGMVLDAVPVIPPELRPMVQLDGGRFATSDLNDLYRRVINRNNRLKRLIDLGAPEIIVNNEKRMLQESVDALFDNGRRGRPVTGPGNRPLKSLSDLLKGKQGRFRQNLLGKRVDYSGRSVIVVGPQLKLHQCGLPKLMALELFKPFVMKRLVDLNHAQNIKSAKRMVERQRPQVWDVLEEVIGEHPVLLNRAPTLHRLGIQAFEPQLVEGKAIQLHPLVCEAFNADFDGDQMAVHLPLSAEAQAEARILMLSSNNILSPASGRPLAMPRLDMVTGLYFLTTMIDGDTGEYTAAAKDQPESGVYSSPAEAIMAMDRGALSVRAKIRVRLTQLRPPVELEAELFGDEGWKPGDAWTAETTLGRVLFNELLPQGYPFVNEQMHKKVQARIVNDLAERYPMIVVAQTVDKLKDAGFYWATRSGVTVSMADVLVPPQKQEILDRYEKEADGIEKKYQRGALNHDERNEALVKIWQDATEEVGKALREHYPSDNPIITIVDSGATGNFTQTRTLAGMKGLVTNPKGEFIPRPIKSSFREGLTVLEYFINTHGARKGLADTALRTADSGYLTRRLVDVSQDVIVRETDCETERGVLVKLAEPGVDGLVRDQHIETSAYARTLATDAVDSDGNVVVERGHDLGDPAIEALLAAGITEVKVRSVLTCATGTGVCAMCYGRSMATGKLVDIGEAVGIVAAQSIGEPGTQLTMRTFHQGGVSGGSDIVGGLPRVQELFEARVPRDKAPIADVTGRVRLEEGERFYKITVVPDDGGEEVVYDKLSRRQRLKVFKHDDGTERLLADGDHVEVGQQLMEGSADPHEVLRVQGPREVQIHLVKEVQEVYRAQGVSIHDKHIEVIVRQMLRRVTIIDSGSTEFLPGSLTERAEFESENRRVVAEGGEPAAGRPVLMGITKASLATDSWLSAASFQETTRVLTDAAINCRSDKLNGLKENVIIGKLIPAGTGISRYRNIQVQPTEEARAAAYTIPSYEDQYYSPDFGQATGAAVPLDDYGYSDYR from the coding sequence GTGCTAGACGTCAACTTCTTCGATGAGCTCCGCATCGGTCTCGCCACCGCCGACGACATCCGTCAGTGGTCCTACGGCGAGGTCAAGAAGCCGGAGACCATCAACTACCGCACGTTGAAGCCAGAGAAGGACGGCCTGTTCTGCGAGAAGATCTTCGGACCGACTCGCGACTGGGAGTGCTACTGCGGCAAGTACAAGCGCGTCCGCTTCAAGGGCATCATCTGTGAGCGTTGCGGCGTCGAGGTGACCCGCGCCAAGGTGCGCCGTGAGCGGATGGGCCACATCGAGCTGGCTGCGCCCGTCACGCACATCTGGTACTTCAAGGGTGTGCCGTCGCGGCTCGGGTATCTGCTCGACCTGGCGCCCAAGGATCTCGAGAAGATCATCTATTTCGCCGCCTACGTCATCACCGACGTCGACGACGAGATGCGCCACAACGAGCTGTCCACGCTCGAGGCCGAGATGGTCGTCGAGCGCAAGGCCGTCGAGGACCAGCGTGACCTCGACCTGGCCGAGCGCAGCCAGAAGCTCGAGGCCGACCTGGCCGAGCTGGAGAAGGAAGGCGCCAAGAGCGACGTGCGCCGCAAGGTGCGCGACGGCGGCGAGCGTGAGATGCGCCAGACTCGCGACCGGGCCCAGCGCGAGCTGGACCGGCTCGAGGAGATCTGGAACACCTTCACCAAGCTGGCGCCCAAGCAGCTCATCGTCGACGAGGTGCTCTACCGCGAACTGCAGGACCGCTACGGCGAGTACTTCCAGGGTGCGATGGGCGCCGAGGCCATCAAGCGGCTGATCGAGAACTTCGACATCGACGCCGAGGCCGACGAACTGCGCGACGTCATCAAGAACGGCAAGGGGCAGAAGAAGCTTCGCGCCCTCAAGCGGCTCAAGGTGGTCGCGGCGTTCCAGAGCAACAGCAACTCGCCGATGGGCATGGTCCTCGACGCAGTGCCGGTGATCCCGCCGGAGCTGCGCCCGATGGTCCAGCTCGACGGCGGCCGTTTCGCCACGTCGGACCTCAACGACCTGTACCGCCGCGTCATCAACCGCAACAACCGGCTCAAGAGGCTGATCGATCTGGGTGCGCCCGAGATCATCGTCAACAACGAGAAGCGCATGCTTCAGGAGTCGGTGGACGCGCTGTTCGACAACGGACGTCGGGGCAGGCCCGTCACCGGACCGGGCAACCGTCCGCTGAAGTCGCTGTCGGATCTGCTGAAGGGCAAGCAGGGCCGGTTCCGCCAGAACCTGCTCGGCAAGCGCGTCGACTACTCCGGCCGTTCGGTCATCGTGGTCGGCCCGCAGCTCAAGCTGCACCAGTGCGGTCTGCCCAAGCTGATGGCGCTGGAGCTGTTCAAGCCGTTCGTGATGAAGCGGCTGGTCGACCTGAACCACGCGCAGAACATCAAGAGCGCCAAGCGGATGGTGGAGCGTCAGCGCCCGCAGGTGTGGGACGTCCTCGAAGAGGTCATCGGCGAGCACCCGGTGCTGCTGAACCGCGCACCGACGCTGCACCGCCTCGGCATCCAGGCCTTCGAGCCGCAGCTGGTGGAGGGCAAGGCGATTCAGCTGCATCCGCTGGTCTGCGAAGCGTTCAACGCCGACTTCGACGGTGACCAGATGGCCGTGCACCTGCCGCTGAGCGCGGAGGCGCAGGCCGAGGCCCGCATCCTGATGCTGTCGAGCAACAACATCCTGTCGCCGGCGTCGGGCCGTCCACTGGCCATGCCGCGTCTGGACATGGTGACCGGGCTGTACTTCCTGACGACGATGATCGACGGCGACACCGGCGAATACACCGCGGCCGCAAAGGATCAGCCGGAGTCCGGTGTGTACAGCTCGCCCGCCGAGGCGATCATGGCGATGGACCGCGGCGCGCTGAGCGTGCGGGCCAAGATCCGGGTGCGGTTGACGCAGCTGCGTCCGCCGGTCGAGTTGGAGGCCGAGCTGTTCGGCGACGAGGGCTGGAAGCCGGGCGACGCCTGGACCGCCGAGACCACGCTGGGTCGGGTGCTCTTCAACGAGCTTCTGCCGCAGGGGTATCCGTTCGTCAACGAGCAGATGCACAAGAAGGTGCAGGCGCGCATCGTCAACGACCTGGCCGAGCGCTACCCGATGATCGTGGTCGCGCAGACCGTGGACAAGCTCAAGGACGCCGGCTTCTACTGGGCCACGCGTTCGGGTGTCACGGTCTCCATGGCCGATGTGTTGGTGCCGCCGCAGAAGCAGGAGATCCTGGACCGCTACGAGAAGGAAGCGGACGGGATCGAGAAGAAATACCAGCGCGGTGCGCTCAACCACGACGAGCGCAACGAGGCCCTGGTCAAGATCTGGCAGGACGCGACCGAAGAGGTCGGTAAGGCGCTGCGGGAGCACTACCCCAGCGACAACCCGATCATCACGATCGTCGACTCCGGTGCGACCGGTAACTTCACGCAGACGCGGACGCTGGCCGGTATGAAGGGCCTGGTGACCAACCCGAAGGGTGAGTTCATCCCGCGGCCGATCAAGTCCTCGTTCCGTGAGGGCCTGACGGTGCTGGAGTACTTCATCAACACCCACGGCGCGCGAAAAGGCCTGGCCGACACGGCGCTTCGTACCGCCGACTCGGGCTACCTGACCCGTCGTCTGGTCGATGTGTCGCAGGACGTCATCGTTCGCGAGACCGACTGCGAGACCGAGCGCGGTGTGCTGGTGAAGCTGGCCGAGCCCGGCGTCGACGGATTGGTGCGCGATCAGCACATCGAGACGTCGGCCTACGCCCGCACCCTGGCCACCGACGCGGTCGACTCCGACGGCAACGTCGTCGTCGAGCGTGGCCACGACCTCGGCGACCCGGCGATCGAGGCGCTGCTGGCCGCGGGCATCACCGAGGTCAAGGTCCGCTCCGTGTTGACCTGCGCGACGGGCACCGGCGTGTGCGCGATGTGCTACGGCCGTTCGATGGCGACGGGCAAGCTCGTCGACATCGGCGAGGCGGTCGGCATCGTCGCCGCGCAGTCCATCGGCGAGCCCGGCACGCAGCTGACGATGCGTACGTTCCACCAGGGCGGCGTCTCCGGTGGCAGCGACATCGTCGGTGGTCTGCCGCGCGTGCAGGAACTGTTCGAGGCCCGCGTGCCGCGTGACAAGGCGCCGATCGCCGACGTCACCGGACGGGTGCGCCTCGAAGAGGGTGAGCGCTTCTACAAGATCACCGTCGTCCCCGATGACGGTGGCGAGGAAGTGGTGTACGACAAGCTGTCTCGTCGTCAGCGCCTCAAGGTGTTCAAGCACGACGACGGCACCGAACGCCTGCTCGCTGACGGTGACCACGTCGAGGTGGGCCAGCAGCTGATGGAAGGCTCCGCCGACCCGCACGAGGTGCTGCGTGTCCAGGGCCCCCGCGAGGTGCAGATCCACCTCGTCAAGGAGGTCCAGGAGGTCTACCGCGCTCAGGGTGTGTCGATCCACGACAAGCACATCGAGGTGATCGTCCGGCAGATGCTGCGTCGCGTCACGATCATCGACTCGGGTTCGACGGAGTTCCTGCCCGGCTCGCTGACCGAGCGTGCCGAGTTCGAGTCGGAGAACCGTCGGGTGGTTGCCGAGGGCGGCGAGCCCGCGGCGGGTCGCCCGGTGCTGATGGGCATCACGAAGGCGTCGCTGGCCACCGACTCGTGGCTGTCGGCGGCGTCGTTCCAGGAGACCACTCGCGTGCTGACCGATGCGGCGATCAACTGCCGCAGCGACAAGCTCAACGGTCTGAAGGAGAACGTGATCATCGGCAAGCTGATCCCGGCCGGTACGGGCATCAGCCGCTACCGCAACATCCAGGTGCAGCCGACCGAGGAGGCCAGGGCCGCCGCGTACACGATCCCGTCGTACGAGGATCAGTACTACAGCCCGGACTTCGGCCAGGCCACCGGTGCCGCGGTGCCGCTGGACGACTACGGCTACTCGGATTATCGGTAG
- the rpoB gene encoding DNA-directed RNA polymerase subunit beta, with amino-acid sequence MAVSRQSKTAEATKNSVPGAPNRISFAKLREPLEVPGLLDVQTESFEWLIGSEAWREKAKERGEVTPVGGLEEVLTELSPIEDFSGSMSLSFSDPRFDEVKAPVDECKDKDMTYAAPLFVTAEFINNNTGEIKSQTVFMGDFPMMTEKGTFIINGTERVVVSQLVRSPGVYFDETIDKSTEKLLHSVKVIPGRGAWLEFDVDKRDTVGVRIDRKRRQPVTVLLKALGWTNEQITERFGFSEIMMSTLEKDNTAGTDEALLDIYRKLRPGEPPTKESAQTLLENLFFKEKRYDLARVGRYKVNKKLGLNAGEPITTSTLTEEDVVATIEYLVRLHDGQMVMTVPGGVEVPVEVDDIDHFGNRRLRTVGELIQNQIRVGLSRMERVVRERMTTQDVEAITPQTLINIRPVVAAIKEFFGTSQLSQFMDQNNPLSGLTHKRRLSALGPGGLSRERAGLEVRDVHASHYGRMCPIETPEGPNIGLIGSLSVYARVNPFGFIETPYRKVKNGVVTDDIEYLTADEEDRHVVAQANSPIDADGRFEEERVLVRRKGGEVEYVSSTEVDYMDVSPRQMVSVATAMIPFLEHDDANRALMGANMQRQAVPLVRSEAPLVGTGMELRAAIDAGDVVVSDKAGVVEEVSADYITVMADDGTRHTYRMRKFARSNHGTCANQRPIVDAGERVEAGQVVADGPCTQNGEMALGKNLLVAIMPWEGHNYEDAIILSNRLVEEDVLTSIHIEEHEIDARDTKLGAEEITRDIPNISDEVLADLDERGIVRIGAEVRDGDILVGKVTPKGETELTPEERLLRAIFGEKAREVRDTSLKVPHGESGKVIGIRVFSREDDDELPAGVNELVRVYVAQKRKISDGDKLAGRHGNKGVIGKILPVEDMPFLPDGTPVDIILNTHGVPRRMNIGQILETHLGWVAKAGWKINGSPDWASALPEELMESEPGSIVSTPVFDGARENELQGLLSATLPNRDGDKLVNDDGKAELFDGRSGEPFPYPVTVGYMYILKLHHLVDDKIHARSTGPYSMITQQPLGGKAQFGGQRFGEMECWAMQAYGAAYTLQELLTIKSDDTVGRVKVYEAIVKGENIPEPGIPESFKVLLKELQSLCLNVEVLSSDGAAIEMRDGDDEDLERAAANLGINLSRNESASVEDLA; translated from the coding sequence TTGGCAGTCTCTCGCCAGAGCAAAACAGCAGAAGCTACGAAAAACTCCGTCCCCGGGGCACCGAACCGAATTTCCTTCGCAAAGCTCCGTGAGCCCCTTGAGGTTCCCGGGCTTCTCGACGTTCAAACCGAGTCCTTCGAGTGGTTGATCGGCTCCGAGGCCTGGCGGGAGAAGGCCAAGGAGCGCGGCGAGGTCACGCCCGTTGGCGGCCTCGAAGAGGTGCTCACCGAGCTCTCGCCGATCGAGGACTTCTCCGGTTCGATGTCGCTGTCCTTCTCCGATCCGCGCTTCGACGAGGTCAAGGCACCCGTCGACGAGTGCAAAGACAAGGACATGACGTACGCGGCGCCGCTGTTCGTCACGGCCGAGTTCATCAACAACAACACCGGTGAGATCAAGAGCCAGACGGTCTTCATGGGCGACTTCCCGATGATGACCGAGAAGGGCACCTTCATCATCAACGGCACCGAGCGTGTCGTGGTGTCCCAGCTGGTCCGTTCGCCGGGCGTGTATTTCGACGAGACCATCGACAAGTCCACCGAGAAGCTGCTGCACAGCGTCAAGGTGATCCCCGGCCGCGGCGCGTGGCTGGAGTTCGACGTCGACAAGCGCGACACCGTCGGCGTTCGCATCGACCGCAAGCGCCGTCAGCCGGTCACCGTGCTGCTCAAGGCGCTGGGCTGGACCAACGAGCAGATCACCGAGCGCTTCGGCTTCAGCGAGATCATGATGAGCACGCTGGAGAAGGACAACACCGCGGGCACCGACGAGGCCCTGCTGGACATCTACCGCAAGCTGCGCCCGGGCGAGCCGCCGACCAAGGAGTCGGCGCAGACCCTGCTGGAGAACCTGTTCTTCAAGGAGAAGCGCTACGACCTGGCTCGCGTCGGCCGCTACAAGGTCAACAAGAAGCTCGGCCTGAACGCCGGTGAGCCGATCACCACGTCCACGCTGACCGAAGAGGACGTCGTCGCAACCATCGAGTACCTGGTCCGCCTGCACGACGGCCAGATGGTGATGACCGTTCCTGGCGGAGTCGAGGTCCCTGTTGAAGTAGATGACATCGACCACTTCGGCAACCGTCGCCTGCGCACCGTCGGCGAGCTGATCCAGAACCAGATCCGGGTCGGCCTGTCGCGCATGGAGCGCGTCGTGCGTGAGCGCATGACGACTCAGGACGTCGAGGCGATCACGCCGCAGACCCTGATCAACATCCGTCCCGTCGTGGCGGCGATCAAGGAGTTCTTCGGCACCTCGCAGCTGAGCCAGTTCATGGACCAGAACAACCCGCTGTCGGGCCTGACCCACAAGCGTCGCCTCTCGGCGCTGGGCCCCGGCGGTCTGTCCCGTGAGCGTGCCGGCCTCGAGGTCCGCGACGTGCACGCCAGCCACTACGGCCGCATGTGCCCGATCGAGACGCCCGAGGGCCCGAACATCGGCCTGATCGGATCGCTGTCGGTGTACGCCCGGGTCAACCCGTTCGGCTTCATCGAGACGCCGTACCGCAAGGTCAAGAACGGTGTCGTCACTGATGACATTGAGTACCTGACCGCCGACGAGGAGGACCGCCACGTCGTGGCGCAGGCCAACTCGCCGATCGACGCCGACGGCCGCTTCGAAGAAGAGCGCGTCCTGGTGCGCCGTAAGGGCGGCGAGGTCGAATACGTCTCCTCCACCGAGGTCGACTATATGGACGTCTCGCCGCGCCAGATGGTGTCGGTCGCGACGGCGATGATCCCCTTCCTCGAGCACGACGACGCCAACCGCGCCCTGATGGGTGCCAACATGCAGCGCCAGGCGGTTCCGCTGGTGCGCAGCGAGGCACCGCTGGTGGGCACCGGCATGGAGTTGCGCGCCGCGATCGACGCCGGCGACGTCGTCGTCAGCGACAAGGCCGGGGTGGTCGAGGAGGTCTCCGCCGACTACATCACCGTGATGGCCGACGACGGCACCCGGCACACCTACCGGATGCGCAAGTTCGCCCGGTCCAATCACGGCACCTGCGCCAACCAGCGCCCGATCGTCGACGCCGGCGAGCGGGTCGAGGCCGGCCAGGTCGTCGCGGACGGTCCGTGCACCCAGAACGGCGAGATGGCGCTGGGCAAGAACCTGCTCGTCGCGATCATGCCGTGGGAGGGCCACAACTACGAGGACGCGATCATCCTCTCCAACCGTCTGGTGGAGGAGGACGTGCTCACCTCGATCCACATCGAGGAGCACGAGATCGACGCCCGCGACACCAAGCTGGGCGCCGAGGAGATCACCCGGGACATCCCGAACATCTCCGATGAGGTGCTGGCCGACCTCGACGAGCGCGGCATCGTCCGCATCGGCGCCGAGGTCCGCGACGGCGACATCCTGGTCGGCAAGGTCACCCCGAAGGGTGAGACCGAGCTGACCCCGGAGGAGCGGCTGCTGCGTGCGATCTTCGGTGAGAAGGCGCGCGAGGTGCGCGACACGTCGCTGAAGGTGCCGCACGGCGAATCCGGCAAGGTCATCGGCATCCGGGTGTTCTCCCGCGAGGACGACGACGAGCTGCCAGCCGGTGTCAACGAGCTGGTCCGCGTCTACGTCGCGCAGAAGCGCAAGATCTCCGACGGCGACAAGCTGGCCGGACGCCACGGCAACAAGGGCGTCATCGGCAAGATCCTGCCCGTCGAGGACATGCCGTTCCTGCCCGACGGCACGCCCGTGGACATCATCCTCAACACCCACGGTGTGCCGCGTCGCATGAACATCGGCCAGATCCTCGAGACGCACCTGGGCTGGGTGGCCAAGGCCGGCTGGAAGATCAACGGATCGCCGGACTGGGCCAGCGCCCTGCCCGAGGAGCTGATGGAGTCCGAGCCGGGCAGCATCGTCTCGACGCCGGTGTTCGACGGCGCCCGCGAGAACGAGCTGCAGGGCCTGCTGTCGGCCACGTTGCCCAACCGCGACGGCGACAAGCTCGTCAACGACGACGGCAAGGCCGAGCTGTTCGACGGCCGCAGTGGCGAACCGTTCCCGTACCCGGTGACGGTCGGCTACATGTACATCCTCAAGCTGCACCACCTGGTGGACGACAAGATCCACGCCCGCTCCACCGGCCCGTACTCGATGATCACCCAGCAGCCGCTGGGCGGTAAGGCGCAGTTCGGCGGCCAGCGGTTCGGCGAGATGGAGTGCTGGGCCATGCAGGCCTACGGCGCGGCGTACACGCTGCAGGAGCTATTGACCATCAAGTCCGACGACACCGTCGGGCGGGTCAAGGTCTACGAGGCGATCGTCAAGGGCGAGAACATCCCCGAGCCGGGCATTCCGGAGTCGTTCAAGGTGCTGCTCAAGGAACTTCAGTCGCTGTGCCTCAACGTCGAGGTGCTGAGCAGTGACGGCGCCGCGATCGAGATGCGCGACGGTGACGACGAGGACTTGGAGCGGGCTGCCGCGAACCTCGGAATCAACCTGTCCCGCAACGAATCTGCTTCTGTAGAAGATTTGGCTTAA